TTTGTCAtcttaagtcttttttttttttttcctctccagctCTTTCTGTGTTGAGCTACACAATATATTAGACCatatatacagtttttatgacGTACTACACTAAATACTGCATCCACCAAACAATGCAATTGATCCTCTAACCCAtgggtggctttttttttttttttttttttttttttaaccccaagatctactttgcAAGCAGCCAGCATCCGGCGAGCTACTGACGCCGGgggaatgatgctcccaaaccgttttaaggttaatgttatattgcttcctatatttaaaatacagaattagctttttgtgcactgtattatctgtgctttcatcctggatcaagctgtgccaaggtggaattttaaaatttcatcctgcactttctactttggcttcagaccagaccaaTTTCCCACTGGAAAAgtgaaaatctcgtccagtttaaccactttttcttattcacatactccgacagtcattgcatcttaaaacaacagcatttcttttttaactttctccactaatattgaaagtaaacataagcagcatgtctagcgcGTCTTCGCTCCACGTTACCCAGACCGTGtagctaactaaagcagcgatGGTGgccgctgtcattataaaatgcattgatgggctgtgtaagtactgtaacatttgcaattatgaatgtacgtctttaagagtgggtGAGGGTGTAAGATAAACTAGGAAAAGGAAAAGTGTGGCAGAGTAACagttgttgttagagaaagttccgtctGCTgcttaaaagaaaccagtggcttcttcttttcactttttacagtacgtatgtgaattgtgccattggatgtaacaagcagtcatccctcactcattgaatcacattgcaaaatgccacaaactgaatagctgtatgttatacgttcaatttgcattggattattttttcttttttttgcacacaatgcagaaTACCTGCAAAGAGGCTgtatcagcggtgcacaattgcgcacgcgtgcagtttagaaggaacattggctgacgtcttttttggcacgccgtcctgtgatcgaccaagactgcctctcGATCAACCGGTTGATCGCCACATTGAGCAGCCCTGCTCTATGGCATTTGCTTTAAAAGTATGCCTGTGAAATCTAATTATGGATCCTTGTTTGGGAACGCTTTGCaattgtgaagagaaaaaaaaaaaaaacactaggaAGCCTTCACGTGTTCCTCGCggcttcctcacctttcttgGTGGCGTCCAGTTCCTCCTTCAAGGTCTTCACTTCCTCCTTCAGGGTCCTGTTCTCTTCCTGGACTCCGcctccttttttccccacctccgGCACCTCGATGCCGGCCTCTCTGAGTTTCTGTCGGAAGAGGATGTGTCGTAACGTTTTTGTAAAAGAGTGTGAATGACCgtaggcccccccccccaagagttACCGGTGTACGGACCAAACAGCCTCCATGATGAGGTCAGTGCTTTCTAGCTCCTTGTTTTTGCTCTTTCATCTCACCCATTATGCTTTCTCAGCTAACAGATTTACATGCACGCACACGTCATTCAGGATCCTCCATGCACTTTGTGATGCCACACAAATGAAGAAAGTGTCGCCGTCGTCATTATTGTTAAAGTGTCCTAACTGGAGAAAGTGCCGGTGAAGGTAACAGTGAGTGACGACAGCAGCTGTGCACCTATGGAGTCAAACAGCTGCCGACGAATCGCCGTCTCCCTTTCAGACACCGACGACAACCTCGGGAACCTGACGCAGCCAGTTAACCGCTTTTGCTTTTTTCGCCCACATTTGTTTCAGTAGGAGTTAACGGGTAACTGTGAATTCCTTTGGTGCGacagaaagaggaaaagaaacaaaactggactggaaaatgaaaaagacacgATAGAAAAGTAACAGAATtcaaaaaggagagaaaaagaaaggaaaaacctAAAAGTGGAATTAAAGAtgacaatgaaagaaaaaatgagCAATAGAAAAACATTACAATGAGATGAGcataaacaaatggaaaaaagtgaACAACTGTAGAGAAAAAAGAGTAAAGAAAGGAGGACagaaaatgaggggaaaaagaagAGATAGAAGTAGAAAAGAAATGAAGTGAAAGGAAAACAGCGAAAAGAAAACCTAAGAATGAACCCACGATCCCTGCACCCAAGTCAGGCAAATGCACCCTAAATCAAGACAATTTATATACGGCAAGGGCTGCACGATGGCAAAATGAATTGCGATTATTAatcatagttttttttcatgtaaaggAAAACCCAAGACTTTCCAATTTACCAAGggctaaatgaataaatatgctAATACAGAGTCCAATCATAAAGTGCAACTCAAGGGAAACACACAGTTTATGCATAAAAAGCATGACATGAGGCTACAAGTGctgacttttcatttgaaaccaTGAATAATTCACGGACAGGTATTACACTGTCGTTACACTTGACCGggagtgcccagacttttttttttttaccccaaaactGTCTCACGAGCGACACATTGAGCGCCCCTGCACTTGACCGTAGGCCAGCTGTGATCGCAAACTGCAACGAACTCGACAGTTGTGTTTAacctttacttattttttttttttttttaaccgcggTCAAGCCGGCCTCCAGTCAACAAAAGTCAAGCCAGCTGGACCAAAAACTGTTCATGATATGTGTTAAGGTGAGACACTGGCAATGCGTTGTGAGAATCAATTTAACAATAAAAGCCTCATTAATACATTTGACAATGATGccattttgggctttttttattttgaaattggcTTTTGCAGCATGTCGCCGCCATGTAACTGCAACGCACAGTAAGGACGACCATTGTGGCAGCTACACGCGGGTCTGACTGCAGCCATTCTTTCCTTTTCATTAAGAACAAATATTAGATCATGACGAGGCAAGAGCAACTTGCTTTAATGCCTTTACAGAATTGAATCAGCAGTCCCATTTAAAATTGCTGCGGATATTTTAGTTGATTTTGTTAAAAGCGAGAGAAGGCGAAATCGATTCAAATGGGAAAAGGGCTTTTGTTCAAAAATCCTGGGGTTTATTTTAAGGCCCGACTGGAAACAAAATTGTCCTGCACAGTTTTCCCTTCTCATCtcatcaacacccccccccccacacacacacacacacacacacacacactaccttCCAGCTACTCGTCTCATTGGCCTGCCTCACTCACGTCTTGCAGGACTTGGTTTTCGTCGATGAAGCTTTTGGCGGCGTTGCTAGCACCCTCGGCCTGCTTCTTGAAGGCCTCGTTGGATGCCATCAAGGAAGCCTGCTGGGAAAGGAGAGTGGCCAGACGGCGCAACAACCtgcgtgcacacacaaacacaacacaaacattgAATCAACATCCTGTTCTTTTAAAGCACAGATGTCAAACACGAGGCCCGGGGGCAAGatctggcccgcgaaggcaaatcgtatgtaacaaatttcagttttttttttttcaaatctgtatcaaaatttcaaattgtcatatcataaatgataacgttcgactattacaagcatttttgtgttgccaaacaacaatagttgaaaaacccattgctcttgatttctgattccaaaacgagttcataaatttcatatgtaaatacagggatgagaatgaccaatttggaaaacactgaaaatgtctgtcgatgggggtgggggttgagctcctatcggaacacagagtgcacagcactttgcagggaacgtccactttttgtctgtattcggttagacatgttgataccattTTCGGTcccatctgcacggttacacttttttcaagccatggccgtctgaaacagtttttgactccagcatccttgtcaattgcccttgctcgatcttcatcctttttttctaacactttcgccatcgtaaaactatgaacacaccgtcgctcagttcgcgctatcacttggctaactaacaagatacactgcgatttctgagaaccgagaacacatggtgaaactcgattaacgactaacacgattggatcatTATACTGTacaactctgttgtccaatcgagtaatctgccgcaaacgagttttaatgtttatgtagcaaaatgcaaatatttacactaccgagtaAGTTataacggcatatgatagtcgtgcttgtgctagcactaagctgaacttgaagctcggagcccaccaccaaaAGGTAGGCGCACGAAACACCATGCCCTCCCAACccccagaatttttttcaacggatttgcgcttatctcgagaatggtcattttggtctgaaaaaaatCGGAAATCCACCGATCGggggaaaattctcatccctgtaaatatgatgaggcggttaaagatttttatagtttcacagtcgtaacagCCCTCTTGAGGGGCACCATAAGTCAAATGTGGCccgcggcaaaaatgagtttgagacccatGTTTTAAAGCGACTAGTTCATGGTTAGAACATTGGCACTTATTCTATTGCTACTGACTTAAAAAAGGGATGTGCAGGGAAACAGATTAGCTTTCCAATTAGCTTCAAACAACTAAGCAGTTTGGACAGACTTTAAATGTTTAGACTGCCTTTCAAATGAGTGTGAATCGGATTTAGACTGTATTTCACGGTAGTTTAGAGTCGTTTGAGACTGTCTCAAATGCGTTTAGTTTGACACCACATTTCAAAAGCTGAGATCAAGTTTAGACTGCATCTTAAATGATTAAGATGAGCTTTagatttactgtaattcccagcctacagagcacacctggttataagcctcactcagtacttTTGGataggaaatactatttggtacgtacatacaccacagctgtgtaaaagtcgcaagtgcccacatcgaaacacgagatatttacaaagatagacggtatacagagagtttaatgcaaGCGccactgtgctaatgctaacgctggcgccgctgtgctaacagggccggttaaaaaaaaacaacatacaggtaaaaatcacagaaacacggcagtaacacactagcctAGCGTTAACAGGactggaccagtaaaagtcatttcctcggcacatatattccgccagTCTCACGCTCACCTTtgccgctcgagtgccccccttgcggcagttagaaaaaatgctCAGATTAGCTGCAtcagcgcataaaccgcaggtttaaaagcgtgtgaaaaaagtcgcggtttagtCCATAAATTACGGTAGTTCCAGATGCCTTACGAAGGGGCCAAGCAGCAACTGCTTCAAGGGAACGATTATATCTGCAGAAATTATACTTAAAATGCATTTCAAAGTTTACATCAGATATGGACTGCATTTTAAACAAGTTTATATCagcatttgacattttcaaacaacTTTAGCTCATACTGAAACCGCATTTCAAACCTTTAAATGATTTTTGAACTGAATTTCAAAAGCTCGATCAGGTTTGGACTACCTTTTAAATTaactttaataaataaatatggacTGAGCTTCTATGGCATTTCAAAAGTTCAAATCAAGGTTAGCCTGCTTCAGATGAGTTTAAATCAGCTTTACACTGTTGTTGAATTAAGGCACATTTAAGGTAGTAACATTGCACGgaaatttgtgtgcgtgtgtcattaatttacatttagtaacacacacacacgcgcttgTGTTGACCTGTGTTGCTGATGATGTAAGAACTACGTGACCAGACCTTATGTTGTTCATGTAAAGTAATAGCCAGTGAAAGGACAAACAAACCAGATGAGTGCATTCCGGGTTCAAGATGAGTAGGGAGGAAGTGAATAAGGGCACCCAAATAAGGCCACGGGTCATATAGACAGTCCGGAAATAACTGATCAGCTGCTGTCACTTTCCAATAACTAATATGGAAGTCCACCAGTCACCGTTTATTACTGTGctctatttgtgtgtgttgcccTCTGTTGGAAGCTCATTTTAGTACACCAACACGCGCTCGTTCTGGTTGAGGTGATGATTCTTTTTAAAGGATTTATAGGATCTAAATTTCAGCTGTCTGATaatgggattttcttttttttttgtcagcatgcCTACGTGACTTGTCATGTGACGAAATGATACCTTCATGAACTCAGGTTTAGACTGAGTTTAGGTCAATTTTGgactttgtttaaaatgtgtttggatTACATTTGAACCTTGTTTAATTGACATTGATGGTGACGACCAGGAGAGACGACGTGTGTTCACGTATGCGTGTTCTCACAGGCAGAGGAGGAGTGCAAATCCGGCGATGTAGAGATTCCGCTGCGCTCTGAACAGTTTCATGTGAATGTGTTCAATGGCGGTGGGATTGTTGGTCAAGTCCACCTTCTCACTCACGCTGTACTTCCTCACCTCCCGGAGGGCATCTGCACAACACACCGTGGTGTGATTTCCTCCGACACAACCAACTCACTCAACTCTTTACTTCTCATAGagcacagagaaaaaaatacaagcgcTAAGCCACATGCGCAGACACTCACCAATTAGCAGGAAGACAAGGATAGCCATGGCCACCATGAAGGAAGTGTTGCCATATAGAGTGATGGTTTGGACCAGCCGAGACCTAAATAAGCTGTTCCATCtggaacaaaaacacacacaagagaaGATCCCACGACGAGTTTTGAGTGACTTGCATGGTATTGCAATCGGAGTGAATCGTATCGCAATGGGAGTAAATGATATTGCAATTGTAGTGAAACACATCGTAAATCGATTTTATTGTAATCCGAGTGACTCGTATGATAATAGAAGTGAATCGTTATCACAATCAGACTGATGTATATCATTGTAGTGAATCGTAATCACAGTGAATTGAATCGTAAACGGACCGAGTCGTATCATAGCCTGATTCACGAaaaaaacgcccccccccccaaaggatTTAGGACAATTTTGCATCCGAATCGGGAAATAAAATTTCTCTTTTTCAGATTAGGTTTTGATGCCACATTAATAGCATTAACAGTTTAAACATTTTCTAAAGAAAATTGTAAAGTTGACCAGATAGCACAACACCAATGTAATATTTGGATTCAGCACATCAAAATTATGCTTAAtcaacaaaaaatatccagcgttccccacacacacacacacatatatatatatatatatatatatatatatatataatatatatatatatatattatatatatatattatatatatatatatatatatatatatatataatatatatatatataaaaggctaaaaataaactggctTTTTGAATTCAGACATACACGGCGCACATTGATCAGATTGGCAAATTAAGACAATGTAAGTGGATCCTaccaaaaatacatcaaattgCAATCAAAAGTGAATTGTAACAATCGTAATGAATCATACCATAACGCACCAAATTGTAATAAGAGCGTTAGATCATAAATCTGAGTGAACCGTATTGCAGTGAATCAATAGAATCGTAGTGAACCATATACTGCTATGACTCGTATACAGTAGCTATTGTAGAGAATCATAAGTGAATCACATCACCAGTTAAATGTATCGTAATATGTAGTCGTGAATTgtaagagaaagagagagaatggTACTAAAAACGCTGtgactggatgttttggaacgtcccggccgatgtggctcactttctggaccttgatacggaataacaaCCATcctacttggctacaacaacaacaaatttgattttttaaacTACAATTTTCATCAGAAGACTATTATACATTCATTTTTGTATgtggatctttttttcttccagcagTCTTCATCTGCCTGTGGATGTTACTTGGGGAGCCATCCGATATTTTGCTCGCAGATTCCACACTCTGCCTTTAAATAGTCAATGAAATCGAAATGTCCCGATTTTCCTTCTTTCACGCTGTGTCTCATTTACCTTGAGTATTTCTCATATTCCTTTCAGAGTCTCTCTTCTCACAATTCCCTATCTCCTTTCAACTCCGTGTGCGTGCTGTGTAATTCTGGGTAATTGCCATTAATCCTCTACCCACTGCAATGACCAATCACATGCATGCACCATCCACCTACAGCACTGTTTGTGACACTGCTCCAAGCTCTGCAGTGTGAGGGAGAACGGGGGAGGCGCAACTATGATTATCTCAAAGAATCAATAAGAGCAGTTTTGTTTGCCACCGACACACAACTGGAGACTCCGCGCGCCCCAAAAAGCCTATGTAGGGGCAACACTGCCTATCGTATAATGGTAATCCGCATTGCAATTACATTGACTCAAATTGTAATTGGAGTGAACCATACCAGAATCGTAGTGAAACGTACCCAATCATTTTGTCATCATAATAAAAAGTATTGTGATTGGAGTGACTCATTAATTGAGGTGAATCACAACGTGACCAGAATGAATCACGTTGTTATTGGTGTAAATTGTATCGTAACTGTAGTTATAACAAATCGGGTGACTCATCATAATCAAATTCGGATCATGAACAGAGTCAATGCATCACAATCTCTGTCTAGGAGCGAAGTAATCAATCGTCTGAAAGAAAGGAGGTCACAAGACTCCAACTGTATACACACTGTCAAGATAAAACAAGAATGTTGTAAAACATTCTATTCGCACACCTTATTCAGAATGTTTAAGCACGAACCTTTTAGCTGAAATGAAAGGAATGCAGAGCAGCAACACCAAGAAGACCTCCACGTACAAGAAAGTGGCCACGGCAGTCCACTGGAGACTCATCACTGTGAGAGAACAAGAGACGCACAGTCAGTCTTTATCTTTGCACAGTCATCACGT
This DNA window, taken from Syngnathoides biaculeatus isolate LvHL_M chromosome 2, ASM1980259v1, whole genome shotgun sequence, encodes the following:
- the bcap31 gene encoding B-cell receptor-associated protein 31 — protein: MSLQWTAVATFLYVEVFLVLLLCIPFISAKRWNSLFRSRLVQTITLYGNTSFMVAMAILVFLLIDALREVRKYSVSEKVDLTNNPTAIEHIHMKLFRAQRNLYIAGFALLLCLLLRRLATLLSQQASLMASNEAFKKQAEGASNAAKSFIDENQVLQDKLREAGIEVPEVGKKGGGVQEENRTLKEEVKTLKEELDATKKALRKSDGDVSAMKKQAANLTLEYDRLLDEHSKLLASGDKKSD